One region of Mucilaginibacter gotjawali genomic DNA includes:
- a CDS encoding sugar phosphate isomerase/epimerase family protein — translation MMNLNRRKFLQSAGTLALGSMALSGKASSLLNFRPPHAVGLQLFTFFGIIDDDVKGTLTKIAAIGYKEMESAFSKKGGYYGLKPQEFKAMVNDLGMTWQSHHVIGAPFKLPKGYKMPVGADGKPMVMPTMLNLKDNMQQLVDDAAAGGVAYLVCANSPTATLEETKATIEVLNKTGEAAKKAGMQFCYHNHDMEFVAVDGKAPYDLLLTETDPNNVKMELDLCWVTKAGKDPVELFKANPGRFPLWHVKDLDAAKAGPAPVGSGIVDFKRIFENQQIAGMQHFFVEHDMPKDAYASIKSSYDYITGTLKA, via the coding sequence ATGATGAATTTAAACAGGCGCAAATTTTTGCAGAGTGCGGGCACGCTGGCATTAGGCAGTATGGCATTATCAGGCAAAGCCTCTTCCTTACTCAATTTCAGGCCGCCGCACGCGGTAGGGCTGCAGCTTTTTACCTTTTTCGGTATTATTGACGATGATGTTAAAGGCACCTTAACCAAAATTGCCGCAATCGGCTATAAAGAAATGGAATCGGCATTCAGTAAAAAAGGCGGCTATTATGGTTTGAAACCGCAGGAGTTTAAAGCCATGGTAAACGACCTGGGCATGACATGGCAATCGCACCACGTCATCGGCGCGCCGTTTAAGCTGCCAAAAGGCTATAAAATGCCGGTAGGGGCAGATGGCAAACCTATGGTAATGCCAACCATGCTTAACCTTAAAGACAATATGCAGCAGCTGGTGGACGATGCCGCAGCAGGTGGTGTAGCTTACCTGGTTTGCGCTAACTCGCCAACAGCTACGCTGGAAGAAACTAAAGCAACCATCGAGGTTTTAAATAAAACCGGCGAAGCGGCTAAAAAAGCCGGTATGCAGTTTTGCTACCATAACCACGATATGGAATTTGTTGCAGTTGATGGCAAAGCGCCTTATGATTTGCTTTTGACCGAAACTGACCCTAATAATGTAAAAATGGAGCTTGATCTGTGCTGGGTTACCAAGGCCGGAAAAGATCCGGTTGAATTATTTAAAGCCAATCCGGGCAGGTTCCCGCTATGGCATGTCAAGGACCTGGATGCTGCGAAGGCAGGGCCTGCACCTGTTGGCAGTGGTATTGTTGATTTTAAAAGGATTTTTGAGAACCAGCAAATTGCAGGCATGCAGCACTTTTTTGTAGAACATGATATGCCTAAAGACGCCTATGCCAGTATAAAAAGCAGTTATGATTATATTACCGGTACGCTGAAGGCGTAG
- a CDS encoding RNA-binding protein, producing the protein MLYITVPSDGPSKLTFSLFESYDIPAPVSGADAEINNNLILKFEDEEEAVVYATQLENLANELNDKTTTQYLSINDIIVAIWNDEFVQSYQSK; encoded by the coding sequence ATGCTTTATATAACAGTTCCATCGGATGGCCCATCAAAACTAACTTTCTCCTTATTTGAAAGTTATGACATACCGGCACCGGTTAGCGGCGCCGATGCCGAGATCAATAACAACCTGATCCTGAAGTTTGAGGACGAGGAAGAAGCGGTTGTTTATGCAACGCAACTGGAAAACCTGGCAAATGAATTAAATGACAAAACGACTACGCAATATTTGTCAATAAATGATATTATTGTTGCTATATGGAACGATGAATTTGTACAGAGCTATCAAAGTAAATAA
- the eat gene encoding ethanolamine permease, with protein sequence MANTKTEQLKRVLKPVHLWAIAVGLVISGEYFGWNFGWKVSGTIGFLIATVVITIMYITFIFSYTELTAAIPHAGGAFAYAYRAMGPFGGLIAGYATLIDFLFATPAIAIALGTYLNFLWPFIPPLYSALFFNVVFIVINYLGVKESAIFSVFVTVLAVAELLLFMGIVSPHFKMANFMSHPMPFGWSGVFAALPYAVWFYLAIEGVAMVAEEVKEPEKNIPKGYISALGTLIVLAFGVMILTGGITDWHKLSDVSDPLPEAIRFALGNQSNLTRIFAGIGLFGLIASFHGTILASSRQVFAMARSGYMPRFLSRLSHRFKTPHWALVAGGLISFIALFTGKADQIVYISVMGAVLMYMLSMVSLFILRKKEAGLERPFKAPVYPLFPAIALIICAVTFFAMIWFYPVLALGFFAGLVVVIAIFMLMGKHKIKIIDDVLLETAEVITSAAK encoded by the coding sequence ATGGCAAATACCAAAACTGAGCAATTAAAAAGAGTGTTAAAACCCGTCCATTTGTGGGCAATTGCAGTAGGTTTGGTAATATCCGGCGAATATTTTGGCTGGAACTTTGGCTGGAAGGTTTCAGGCACCATTGGTTTTTTGATTGCTACGGTTGTCATCACCATCATGTACATCACCTTTATTTTTAGCTATACCGAACTTACTGCCGCCATCCCGCACGCTGGGGGCGCATTTGCTTATGCATACCGCGCGATGGGCCCATTTGGCGGGCTAATTGCCGGTTATGCCACATTGATAGATTTTTTGTTTGCAACCCCTGCAATAGCCATTGCATTGGGTACTTACCTCAATTTTTTATGGCCGTTTATTCCGCCCTTATACTCGGCGTTGTTTTTTAATGTCGTATTTATCGTCATCAATTACCTTGGGGTAAAAGAATCGGCCATATTCTCGGTTTTTGTAACGGTTTTGGCGGTTGCTGAATTGTTGCTGTTTATGGGCATCGTTTCGCCGCACTTTAAAATGGCTAATTTTATGAGCCATCCCATGCCTTTTGGCTGGTCGGGTGTTTTTGCAGCACTGCCATACGCCGTTTGGTTTTACCTGGCCATAGAAGGCGTGGCTATGGTAGCCGAGGAGGTAAAAGAGCCCGAAAAAAATATTCCCAAAGGCTATATTTCGGCATTGGGCACACTGATCGTCCTTGCTTTTGGGGTAATGATCCTCACCGGCGGCATCACCGACTGGCACAAACTGAGCGATGTCTCTGACCCGCTGCCCGAGGCCATACGTTTTGCACTGGGTAATCAAAGCAATTTAACCCGCATATTTGCCGGTATAGGTTTGTTTGGTTTGATCGCATCTTTCCATGGCACCATACTGGCATCCTCCAGGCAGGTTTTTGCAATGGCGCGAAGCGGATATATGCCGCGTTTTCTTTCACGCCTCAGTCATCGCTTTAAAACACCTCATTGGGCGCTGGTAGCCGGCGGCCTGATCAGCTTTATAGCGCTTTTTACTGGCAAAGCCGACCAGATTGTGTATATATCAGTAATGGGTGCCGTACTGATGTATATGCTGAGTATGGTGAGCCTTTTTATCCTTCGCAAAAAAGAAGCCGGTTTAGAGCGCCCTTTCAAAGCGCCTGTGTACCCTTTATTCCCCGCTATCGCTTTAATTATATGTGCCGTTACCTTTTTTGCCATGATTTGGTTTTATCCTGTATTGGCCCTTGGTTTTTTTGCCGGCCTGGTGGTAGTAATTGCTATATTTATGCTGATGGGTAAGCATAAAATAAAAATAATTGATGATGTGCTGCTTGAAACAGCCGAAGTGATCACATCCGCCGCAAAATGA